One region of Streptomyces davaonensis JCM 4913 genomic DNA includes:
- the dprA gene encoding DNA-processing protein DprA — translation MSRADDPDDELHDRVFLARVLEPGDEVAGRWLREVGAREVAGRLRGRAPRFEGISERRWGGLLARAERADPGRDLEVAGEAGVRFVCPGDAEWPGQLDDLGDARPVGLWVRGRPSLRMWALRSVAVVGARACTEYGAHVAATLASGLAERGWVVVSGGAYGVDGAAHRGALAAGGATVAVLACGVDRPYPRGHTQLITRIAEQGLVIGELPPGDHPTPSRFIVRNRVIAALTRGTVVVEAAHRSGSLATARAAQRLGRHTMGVPGPATSGLSAGVHELLRGEAVLVTDAAEVVELVGDMGELAPDRRGPVLPRDLLAPGARRVLAALPGSRAAPLGEIARGAQTTDDDAVARLYELRALGYVERHGDGWKLTRQAMISVRGGRSRC, via the coding sequence GTGAGCCGCGCCGACGATCCCGACGACGAACTCCACGACCGGGTCTTCCTCGCCAGGGTTCTCGAACCCGGGGACGAGGTCGCCGGGCGCTGGTTGCGGGAGGTGGGGGCTCGGGAGGTTGCCGGGCGGTTGCGGGGGAGGGCGCCACGGTTCGAGGGGATCAGCGAGCGGCGGTGGGGTGGGCTGTTGGCTCGGGCTGAACGGGCTGATCCTGGGCGGGATCTTGAGGTCGCCGGGGAGGCGGGGGTGCGGTTTGTGTGTCCGGGGGATGCGGAGTGGCCGGGCCAGCTCGATGACCTCGGGGATGCTCGGCCCGTGGGGTTATGGGTTCGGGGGCGGCCCAGCCTGCGGATGTGGGCGTTGCGGTCTGTGGCGGTGGTCGGGGCTCGGGCCTGTACGGAGTACGGGGCCCATGTGGCGGCCACCTTGGCGTCCGGGCTCGCCGAGCGGGGGTGGGTGGTGGTTTCCGGGGGTGCCTATGGCGTTGACGGGGCCGCTCATCGGGGGGCTCTTGCCGCGGGTGGGGCGACCGTTGCCGTGCTGGCCTGCGGGGTTGATCGGCCGTACCCCCGTGGGCACACCCAGTTGATCACTCGGATCGCGGAACAGGGGCTCGTCATCGGGGAGTTGCCGCCCGGTGATCATCCGACGCCGAGCAGGTTCATCGTCCGCAACCGGGTGATCGCCGCGCTCACCCGGGGCACCGTGGTCGTCGAGGCCGCGCATCGCAGCGGGTCGCTGGCCACCGCGCGGGCGGCGCAGCGGCTGGGGCGCCACACGATGGGGGTACCGGGGCCGGCGACCAGTGGACTCTCCGCCGGGGTGCACGAGCTGCTGCGCGGGGAGGCCGTGCTGGTCACCGACGCCGCGGAAGTCGTCGAACTCGTCGGAGACATGGGGGAGCTCGCGCCCGACCGGCGCGGGCCCGTCCTGCCGCGGGATCTGCTGGCGCCGGGCGCGCGTCGGGTGCTGGCCGCGCTGCCCGGCAGCCGCGCGGCCCCGCTCGGCGAGATCGCCCGCGGGGCGCAGACCACGGATGACGACGCCGTCGCCCGGCTGTACGAACTCCGAGCACTTGGTTACGTCGAACGACACGGCGACGGCTGGAAGTTGACACGCCAGGCGATGATCTCGGTCCGCGGAGGTCGGAGTCGATGCTGA
- a CDS encoding YifB family Mg chelatase-like AAA ATPase: MGFARTCSVALVGVEGVVVEVQADLEPGVAAFTLVGLPDKSLTESRDRVRAAVVNSGAEWPQKKLTVGLSPASVPKAGSGFDLAVACAVLGAAERIDPRVLADIVMIGELGLDGRVRPVRGILPAVLAAASAGYEQVVVPECAAAEASLVPGVSVLGVRSLRQLIAVLADEPVPDEEPDEPGRPDPLLAGLRVPGTGAATGMHSSGAAQHDSGHDLADVVGQHSARTAVEVAAAGGHHLFLEGPPGAGKTMLAERLPAILPRLAREESLEVTAVHSVAGLLPPGKPLIDIPPYCAPHHSATMQALVGGGPGIARPGAVSLSHRGVLFLDETPEFSGQALDALRQPLESGHVVIARSAGVVRFPAKFLMVLAANPCPCGRFSQNDDFCECPPTAIRRYQARLSGPLLDRVDLRVEVDRITRAELTERDARGESTATVAARVRQARERATARLAGTPWRTNGEVPGRELRSRWYAAPGAMDEAERNLERGVLTARGLDRVLRVAWTVADLVGHDRPDAMDVALALQLRTGVPRGVPMAIGALT; encoded by the coding sequence ATGGGTTTCGCACGCACCTGCTCAGTGGCCCTCGTCGGCGTCGAAGGCGTGGTCGTAGAGGTCCAGGCCGACCTGGAACCGGGCGTCGCGGCTTTCACGCTGGTGGGGTTGCCGGACAAGAGCTTGACCGAGAGCCGGGACCGGGTTCGGGCTGCTGTGGTGAATTCGGGGGCCGAGTGGCCGCAGAAGAAGCTGACGGTGGGACTCAGCCCGGCATCGGTCCCCAAGGCGGGCAGTGGCTTCGACCTGGCTGTCGCCTGCGCGGTACTGGGAGCCGCGGAACGGATCGATCCGCGGGTGCTCGCCGACATCGTGATGATCGGGGAGCTGGGTCTGGACGGGCGGGTACGGCCCGTCCGGGGCATCCTCCCGGCCGTGCTGGCCGCGGCGAGCGCCGGATACGAACAGGTGGTCGTGCCGGAGTGCGCCGCCGCCGAGGCATCCCTGGTACCTGGCGTCTCCGTACTCGGCGTGCGCAGTCTGCGCCAGCTGATCGCCGTGCTGGCGGACGAACCCGTGCCGGACGAGGAACCCGACGAGCCGGGGCGCCCCGACCCACTGCTCGCCGGACTGCGCGTGCCGGGCACGGGCGCGGCCACCGGGATGCACAGCTCCGGAGCGGCACAACACGACAGCGGGCATGATCTCGCCGACGTCGTGGGCCAGCACTCCGCCCGTACGGCCGTGGAGGTCGCCGCGGCGGGCGGGCACCATCTGTTCCTGGAAGGGCCGCCCGGCGCGGGCAAGACGATGCTCGCGGAGCGGCTGCCCGCCATCCTGCCCAGGCTGGCCAGGGAGGAGTCGCTGGAGGTCACCGCGGTGCACTCGGTGGCGGGACTGCTGCCTCCGGGCAAGCCCCTGATCGACATCCCGCCCTACTGCGCCCCGCACCACTCGGCGACCATGCAGGCACTGGTCGGCGGTGGCCCCGGCATCGCCCGTCCGGGCGCCGTGTCGCTCTCCCACCGAGGCGTCCTGTTCCTGGACGAGACCCCCGAGTTCAGTGGCCAGGCCCTCGACGCGCTCCGGCAGCCCCTGGAGTCCGGGCATGTCGTGATCGCACGCAGCGCGGGTGTCGTCCGGTTCCCGGCGAAGTTCCTGATGGTGCTCGCGGCCAACCCCTGCCCCTGTGGCCGCTTCTCGCAGAACGACGACTTCTGCGAATGCCCGCCCACCGCGATCCGCCGCTACCAGGCCCGGCTCTCCGGGCCCCTCCTCGACCGGGTCGATCTACGGGTCGAGGTCGACCGGATCACCCGCGCCGAACTCACCGAGCGCGACGCCCGGGGCGAGTCCACGGCGACCGTGGCCGCCCGGGTTCGGCAGGCCAGAGAGCGAGCGACCGCCCGCCTGGCCGGCACACCCTGGCGGACGAACGGCGAGGTGCCGGGCCGGGAACTGCGCAGCCGCTGGTACGCCGCACCCGGCGCGATGGACGAGGCCGAGCGGAACCTGGAGCGCGGCGTGCTCACGGCGCGCGGACTCGACCGCGTCCTGCGGGTCGCCTGGACCGTCGCCGACCTCGTCGGCCACGACCGACCCGACGCGATGGACGTCGCCCTCGCGCTGCAACTGCGCACCGGGGTCCCCCGAGGGGTCCCCATGGCCATCGGGGCGTTGACGTGA
- a CDS encoding YraN family protein, with product MNARSALGKYGERLAARRLAEAGMTVLERNWRCGRTGEIDIVARDGDALVVCEVKTRRGDCFEHPMAAVTPEKAERLRDLAERWIQTHGGAPPGGVRIDVIGVLLPERGAPVVEHVRGVA from the coding sequence ATGAACGCACGCAGTGCACTCGGCAAGTACGGAGAGAGGCTGGCCGCCCGACGGCTGGCCGAGGCCGGGATGACGGTCCTGGAGCGCAACTGGCGCTGTGGCCGGACCGGCGAGATCGACATCGTGGCGCGGGACGGGGACGCGCTGGTCGTCTGTGAGGTGAAGACCCGCAGGGGCGACTGCTTCGAGCATCCCATGGCCGCGGTGACCCCCGAGAAGGCGGAACGCCTGCGCGATCTGGCCGAACGCTGGATCCAGACCCACGGCGGAGCCCCACCCGGCGGTGTCCGCATCGACGTGATCGGAGTCCTGCTCCCCGAACGGGGCGCACCCGTCGTCGAGCACGTGCGGGGGGTGGCCTGA
- a CDS encoding DUF2469 domain-containing protein — protein sequence MSAEDLEKYETEMELKLYREYRDVVGLFKYVIETERRFYLTNDYEMQVHSVQGEVFFEVSMADAWVWDMYRPARFVKQVRVLTFKDVNIEELNKSDLELPSG from the coding sequence ATGAGCGCCGAGGACCTCGAAAAGTACGAGACCGAGATGGAGCTCAAGCTCTACCGGGAGTACCGCGATGTCGTCGGTCTGTTCAAATACGTGATCGAGACCGAGCGGCGCTTCTACCTCACCAACGACTACGAGATGCAGGTGCACTCGGTCCAGGGGGAGGTGTTCTTCGAGGTGTCCATGGCGGATGCCTGGGTCTGGGACATGTATCGGCCGGCCCGCTTCGTGAAGCAGGTGCGGGTGCTCACGTTCAAGGACGTGAATATCGAGGAGCTGAACAAGAGCGACCTCGAACTGCCGAGCGGGTGA
- a CDS encoding NUDIX hydrolase — MPAEDTYAGGLRKVARVVLLDPENRILLLHGHEPEDVSDDWWFTPGGGVEGDETREQAALRELAEETGITEVDLGPVLWRRTCSFPFAGRRWDQDEWYYLARTTQTATRALALTELERRSVAGARWWTCQELTRAHETVYPTRLAELLRRLLDEGPPAGPVTLDTEIV; from the coding sequence GTGCCCGCTGAGGACACGTACGCGGGCGGTCTGCGCAAGGTCGCGCGGGTGGTGCTGCTGGACCCCGAGAACCGCATTCTGCTCCTGCACGGCCATGAGCCGGAGGATGTGAGTGACGACTGGTGGTTCACGCCGGGCGGTGGCGTCGAGGGCGACGAGACCCGGGAGCAGGCCGCGTTGCGGGAACTCGCGGAGGAGACCGGCATCACCGAGGTCGATCTCGGTCCGGTGCTGTGGCGGCGGACGTGCTCGTTCCCGTTCGCGGGGCGCCGCTGGGACCAGGACGAGTGGTACTACCTGGCCCGTACGACACAGACGGCGACGCGGGCCCTCGCCCTGACCGAGCTGGAGCGGCGCAGTGTCGCCGGAGCGCGCTGGTGGACGTGTCAGGAACTGACCCGGGCACATGAGACGGTGTATCCGACCAGACTCGCCGAGCTGCTGCGCAGGCTGCTCGACGAAGGTCCCCCGGCCGGGCCCGTGACCCTTGACACCGAAATCGTCTAG
- the lepB gene encoding signal peptidase I, whose product MGGESTTRTAPPSSGGNGPAGTKLGQRLSGIAVALGLVLFLGGFAWAAVIYRPYTVPTSSMTPTIDAGERVLAERIDGEDIRRGDVVVFNDANWANAPVVKRVVAVGGDTVACCTDGKLTVDGKKIDEPYLPEGSLAEIQNFPTVTVPEGRLFLLGDERSGSLDSTAHLTDAASGTVSRDVVTARVDAVVWPMDGMLERPTGFEKLGALSSPGPLRMMIALIVVGAVLVLGGGAYGPVAKRLGGRSRTRTEPVGAR is encoded by the coding sequence ATGGGTGGTGAGAGCACGACACGTACGGCCCCGCCGAGCAGCGGAGGCAACGGCCCGGCGGGCACCAAGCTCGGACAGCGACTGTCCGGGATTGCCGTGGCGCTGGGCCTGGTGCTGTTCCTGGGCGGTTTCGCCTGGGCGGCGGTGATCTACCGGCCGTACACCGTGCCCACCAGTTCGATGACGCCGACCATCGACGCCGGTGAGCGGGTGCTGGCCGAGCGGATCGACGGGGAGGACATCCGCCGTGGTGACGTCGTGGTCTTCAACGACGCGAACTGGGCGAACGCTCCCGTGGTCAAGCGGGTCGTGGCCGTCGGCGGTGACACCGTCGCCTGCTGCACGGACGGCAAACTGACGGTCGACGGCAAGAAGATCGACGAACCGTATCTGCCCGAGGGCAGCCTGGCCGAGATCCAGAACTTCCCGACGGTGACCGTCCCCGAGGGACGGCTGTTCCTGCTCGGTGACGAGCGGTCGGGCTCGCTGGACTCCACCGCACATCTGACGGACGCCGCGAGCGGCACGGTCTCGCGGGACGTGGTGACGGCCCGGGTCGACGCCGTCGTCTGGCCGATGGACGGCATGCTGGAGCGCCCCACCGGCTTCGAGAAGCTGGGCGCGCTCTCCTCGCCGGGTCCGCTGCGCATGATGATCGCCCTGATTGTGGTGGGCGCGGTACTGGTGCTCGGCGGTGGCGCCTACGGTCCGGTGGCGAAGCGGCTCGGCGGCCGGTCCCGTACCAGGACGGAGCCCGTGGGTGCCCGCTGA
- the lepB gene encoding signal peptidase I: MGDVAVGARSGHDGEDRGRPAESAAPASDGAVTSGNESGPADEATTAGDRTRTDDQGPGDSAPTVKKPRSFWKELPILIGIALVLALLIKTFLVQAFSIPSDSMQNTLQQGDRVLVDKLTPWFGSEPERGEVVVFHDPDKWLLGEPTPEPNALQTFLSWIGLMPSAEEKDLIKRVIGVGGDTVECKGTGPLKVNGKALNETSYVYPGNTPCTVDDQGGQFKVKVPEGYIWVMGDHRQNSRDSRYNQADANKGMVPVDKVVGRAIVVAWPINRWDTLPVPDTFDQNLSAQAAAVAPEGLALAGVLPIALWRRRRSRQGAE, translated from the coding sequence GTGGGGGATGTGGCGGTAGGCGCACGATCCGGGCACGACGGCGAGGACCGCGGACGCCCCGCGGAATCGGCCGCCCCGGCCTCGGACGGCGCCGTGACCTCCGGGAATGAATCCGGCCCGGCCGACGAGGCCACGACGGCCGGGGACCGGACCCGCACGGACGACCAGGGACCGGGTGACTCGGCCCCCACGGTGAAGAAGCCCCGCTCCTTCTGGAAGGAGCTGCCCATCCTGATCGGTATCGCGCTGGTGCTGGCGCTGCTGATCAAGACGTTCCTGGTGCAGGCCTTCTCCATCCCGTCCGACTCGATGCAGAACACCCTCCAGCAGGGCGACCGGGTCCTGGTCGACAAGCTCACGCCCTGGTTCGGCTCCGAGCCCGAGCGCGGCGAGGTCGTCGTCTTCCACGACCCCGACAAGTGGCTGCTGGGCGAGCCGACGCCCGAGCCGAACGCCCTTCAGACGTTCCTCAGCTGGATCGGCCTGATGCCGTCGGCGGAGGAGAAAGACCTGATCAAGCGGGTCATCGGAGTCGGCGGTGACACGGTCGAGTGCAAGGGCACCGGCCCGCTGAAGGTCAACGGCAAGGCGCTGAACGAGACGTCGTACGTCTACCCGGGCAACACCCCGTGCACCGTGGACGACCAGGGCGGCCAGTTCAAGGTGAAGGTGCCCGAGGGCTACATCTGGGTCATGGGCGACCACCGGCAGAACTCCCGGGACTCCCGCTACAACCAGGCGGACGCCAACAAGGGCATGGTCCCGGTCGACAAGGTCGTCGGACGCGCCATCGTCGTCGCCTGGCCGATCAACCGCTGGGACACCCTGCCGGTGCCCGACACCTTCGACCAGAACCTCAGCGCCCAGGCGGCGGCCGTCGCCCCCGAGGGCCTCGCCCTCGCCGGTGTCCTGCCGATCGCCCTGTGGCGCCGTCGGCGATCCCGCCAGGGCGCCGAATGA